One region of Primulina tabacum isolate GXHZ01 chromosome 1, ASM2559414v2, whole genome shotgun sequence genomic DNA includes:
- the LOC142506679 gene encoding uncharacterized protein LOC142506679: MTAGKLRPYFLSHPTVVLTNSPLGRIVTHAELSIRMVKWTIELEEYDIEYKPRVAIKAQVLTYFLIEMVLPREEEIWRVVVDGASNLSGCGVGVVLIAPSGEKIKLARRIDSRVTNNEAEYEAVLAGLQASREVGASRVIIYSDSQLVAQQIRGTYEAKNKKMLKYLGLIAARV, encoded by the coding sequence ATGACTGCCGGGAAACTGAGACCGTATTTTCTCTCACATCCTACCGTGGTTCTCACTAACTCCCCGCTTGGAAGAATCGTGACACATGCTGAATTATCGATCAGAATGGTTAAGTGGACAATAGAGCTCGAGGAATATGACATTGAATATAAACCTCGAGTTGCCATAAAAGCCCAAGTATTGACATACTTCTTGATAGAGATGGTTCTACCAAGAGAAGAGGAAATATGGAGAGTTGTTGTTGACGGTGCGTCAAATTTGTCAGGATGTGGAGTCGGAGTGGTCTTGATTGCTCCATCGGGAGAGAAGATTAAATTGGCCCGGAGAATTGACTCCCGAGTCACCAATAATGAAGCTGAGTATGAGGCCGTTCTAGCCGGACTACAAGCCTCTCGGGAAGTCGGCGCTTCTCGGGTCATTATTTACTCTGATTCTCAACTGGTCGCCCAGCAGATAAGAGGAACATACGAGGCcaagaataaaaaaatgctCAAATATCTGGGGCTCATCGCAGCCCgggtgtaa